A stretch of the Bacteroidota bacterium genome encodes the following:
- a CDS encoding ABC transporter permease — MELRNRRVNRTIFSFDTDMFQYIVKRIFIFIPTLVAITLLGFIISVNAPGDAVERMVQSVSAGGDMGAQSVSIIEQKKGWRAKLGLDLPVFYFSLTSLSRPDTLYRIIDKNEKEALDRLISIYGNWEEIQNYHRSLNTFYLSQISFVPDSNQLKQYDKNKVLETLNQLKSEATALKNTHEKTLIEVKLNKIKTLLAAYPFLESFKPRFEKVKHDFSLLESNASVWKNYIPRIAFYGTKNQYHRWLFGDGGKFSKGLLLHGDFGTSYVTRQPISDVIYSKIGWSLFFSMLSVVLAYLVSIPIGVRAASKRGSRFDKTSSIVLFLLYSMPSFWLATLLLMTFANTDVLSWLPASGVKPALGYPDGASFWEMVKISFPYIILPAICYTYSSFAFLSRTMRVSMLEVVSQDYIRTARAKGLSENKVIWKHGFRNALLPIITVFANVFPAAIGGSVIIESIFTIPGMGSEAIYAIYNNNYPMIIAILTITGFLTLVGYLISDILYALVDPRISYK; from the coding sequence ATGGAATTACGAAATCGAAGAGTAAACAGAACTATATTTTCTTTTGATACCGATATGTTTCAATACATTGTAAAACGTATTTTTATTTTTATTCCCACGCTTGTTGCTATTACACTTTTAGGGTTCATCATCAGTGTAAATGCTCCTGGCGATGCGGTTGAGCGGATGGTTCAGTCTGTGAGTGCTGGTGGAGATATGGGAGCTCAATCAGTAAGTATCATCGAACAAAAAAAAGGATGGCGCGCCAAACTTGGTTTGGATCTTCCCGTATTTTATTTCTCATTAACCTCTCTTTCACGCCCCGATACACTTTACCGAATCATTGATAAAAATGAAAAAGAAGCGTTGGATCGTTTGATTTCCATTTATGGTAACTGGGAAGAGATTCAAAACTACCATCGTTCCTTAAACACATTTTACCTTTCTCAAATTTCGTTTGTTCCCGACAGCAATCAACTAAAACAATACGATAAAAATAAGGTACTTGAAACATTGAATCAGTTGAAGTCGGAAGCCACTGCTTTAAAAAACACTCATGAAAAAACTCTAATAGAGGTAAAGCTGAATAAAATTAAAACATTGCTTGCTGCTTACCCTTTCTTAGAATCCTTCAAACCGCGATTCGAAAAAGTAAAACACGATTTTTCTTTGCTTGAAAGCAATGCAAGTGTTTGGAAAAACTATATTCCTCGTATTGCTTTTTATGGGACTAAAAATCAATACCACCGCTGGCTATTCGGTGATGGAGGAAAGTTTTCGAAAGGATTACTGCTGCACGGTGATTTTGGAACATCCTATGTTACTCGTCAACCCATTTCAGATGTAATTTATTCTAAAATAGGGTGGTCCTTGTTTTTTTCTATGTTATCTGTTGTTTTAGCCTATTTAGTGAGTATTCCGATTGGAGTAAGAGCCGCTTCAAAACGTGGTTCTCGGTTTGATAAAACATCGTCTATTGTTTTGTTTTTGCTCTATTCAATGCCATCCTTTTGGTTGGCAACATTGCTGTTGATGACCTTTGCAAATACAGATGTGCTTTCATGGTTGCCGGCATCCGGAGTTAAACCTGCTTTGGGATATCCTGACGGAGCTTCTTTTTGGGAGATGGTGAAAATCTCTTTTCCCTACATTATTCTTCCTGCGATTTGTTACACCTATAGTTCTTTTGCATTTTTATCTCGCACGATGCGTGTCTCGATGCTAGAAGTGGTCAGTCAGGATTATATTCGAACAGCTCGTGCAAAAGGCCTGTCGGAGAATAAAGTAATTTGGAAACATGGGTTTCGAAATGCATTGCTTCCCATTATTACTGTTTTTGCGAATGTTTTTCCTGCAGCTATCGGAGGCTCTGTAATAATTGAAAGTATTTTTACAATTCCAGGCATGGGCTCCGAAGCAATTTATGCCATCTACAACAATAATTATCCAATGATTATTGCCATTCTTACCATCACCGGTTTTTTAACGTTGGTGGGCTATTTGATTTCTGATATTTTGTATGCGCTTGTTGATCCACGAATTTCTTATAAATGA
- a CDS encoding ABC transporter permease subunit, which produces MEEQEINITISDSSHFERSREVNFKKFAWRQFKKNKPAYYSYKILIFLAIVALLSPIIATDQPLYCNYKGVTMFPAFSFSNSCEINPIAYAPDKTDYDNADYVSPNGKQIFIDKQGNELPMPLKFKHWLGTGKAGEDVLSGLVNGTRISLSIGLISMTIASILGIFLGAMAGYYGDKKLQTTRGSFWTMVIGIVFAYYYGFSVRSYNITDAFAISGFAVLVQLLISIFIFCLVAFLFYLLGKQIGKISFLSTPVFIPVDSIVSRAIEILISMPLLILIISISAIAKEKSMINVMVIIGLTTWTGIARLTRAEFLRISNLEYIQAAKSMGFNEFRIMFKHALPNALAPALVAIAFGVASAILIESSLSFLGVGVPPTTVTWGSLLNAGREQFSAWWLVVFPGLAIFLTVTIYNLLGEGLRDALDPRLKK; this is translated from the coding sequence ATGGAAGAGCAAGAAATAAATATCACAATTTCAGATTCCAGTCACTTCGAGCGAAGTCGAGAAGTTAATTTTAAGAAATTTGCTTGGCGACAATTCAAAAAAAATAAACCTGCTTATTATTCGTACAAAATTTTAATTTTTCTAGCAATCGTTGCATTGCTTTCGCCCATCATCGCCACAGATCAGCCACTATATTGTAATTATAAAGGGGTGACAATGTTTCCAGCATTTTCATTTTCTAATTCTTGTGAGATAAATCCCATTGCGTACGCTCCCGATAAAACAGATTACGACAATGCTGATTATGTTTCCCCGAATGGAAAACAAATTTTTATTGACAAACAAGGCAATGAACTGCCGATGCCATTAAAATTTAAGCATTGGCTGGGGACAGGTAAGGCAGGCGAAGATGTGCTTTCGGGCTTGGTGAATGGAACTCGTATCTCTTTAAGCATCGGACTTATTTCCATGACGATTGCTTCCATTTTAGGGATATTCTTGGGTGCTATGGCTGGATATTATGGAGATAAAAAATTACAAACCACAAGAGGTTCTTTCTGGACAATGGTGATTGGAATTGTCTTTGCTTATTATTATGGGTTTTCAGTGCGTTCTTACAACATTACCGATGCGTTTGCAATTTCAGGCTTTGCCGTTCTTGTTCAACTATTGATTTCAATCTTTATTTTTTGCTTGGTTGCGTTTCTTTTTTATTTATTGGGCAAACAAATTGGGAAAATTTCTTTCTTAAGTACTCCTGTTTTTATTCCCGTGGATTCAATTGTTTCCAGAGCAATTGAAATTTTAATATCCATGCCGTTGTTGATTTTAATTATTTCAATTTCCGCCATCGCAAAAGAAAAATCAATGATTAATGTAATGGTGATTATTGGACTCACTACGTGGACAGGTATCGCAAGGTTAACGCGAGCTGAATTTCTTCGCATCAGCAATCTCGAATACATTCAAGCTGCAAAATCGATGGGGTTTAACGAATTTCGGATTATGTTCAAACATGCTTTACCCAACGCTTTGGCTCCAGCTTTGGTCGCCATAGCATTTGGAGTCGCATCGGCCATTTTAATTGAATCTTCTTTGTCTTTTTTAGGCGTGGGTGTTCCTCCAACAACTGTTACCTGGGGTTCATTGCTCAATGCAGGAAGAGAACAATTCAGCGCCTGGTGGTTGGTTGTCTTCCCCGGATTAGCCATTTTTCTGACCGTTACGATCTATAACCTTTTAGGTGAAGGATTGCGCGATGCCTTGGATCCGAGGTTGAAGAAGTAG
- a CDS encoding peptidoglycan synthetase, with the protein MNVHLIAIGGSAMHNMAIAMHKKGFKVTGSDDEIFEPSKTRLAKLNLLPSKEGWDVNNIHSGLDAEILGMHARIDNPELIKAQELGLKIYSYPEYIYEQTKDKIRVVVGGSHGKTTITAMILHVLNFHKIDCDYLVGAQLEGFDTMVKLTKEAKIAVIEGDEYLSSPIDRRPKFHLYKPNIAILSGIAWDHINVFPTFDFYVEQFRIFVNQIEQEGSLVYCELDNEVKAVCELARPDIKKFPYAVPKHKIENGITILTVQQPTTNNYELNIFGDHNLMNLNGARLVCNQLNISDEQFYEAIQSFKGAAKRLELVKRNAVTAMYKDFAHSPSKLKATTQAVKKQFPNRKLIACMELHTFSSLTEEFLKEYNGSMELADEAVVYFNQHTIEHKKLKPISEAQVKDAFGGNNIRVITNTQVLQEELLKMNFENKNLLMMSSGNFDGIDFKVLGEKVVK; encoded by the coding sequence ATGAACGTACATTTAATTGCAATAGGCGGAAGTGCCATGCACAATATGGCTATTGCCATGCATAAAAAAGGTTTTAAAGTGACAGGTTCAGATGATGAGATTTTTGAACCTTCCAAAACTCGCCTCGCTAAACTAAATCTGCTACCTTCAAAAGAAGGTTGGGATGTTAATAATATTCATTCGGGCTTGGATGCCGAAATTCTGGGAATGCATGCTCGTATTGATAATCCCGAATTGATAAAAGCTCAGGAATTAGGATTGAAAATCTATTCCTATCCTGAATACATTTACGAACAAACAAAAGATAAGATCAGAGTGGTTGTCGGTGGAAGCCATGGCAAAACAACTATTACGGCCATGATTTTACATGTTTTGAATTTTCATAAGATTGATTGTGATTATCTGGTAGGAGCCCAACTCGAAGGATTTGATACAATGGTGAAGCTGACCAAAGAAGCAAAGATTGCCGTAATTGAAGGAGATGAATATTTATCCTCACCAATTGACAGACGTCCTAAGTTTCACTTATACAAACCAAATATTGCTATTTTAAGTGGGATTGCTTGGGATCACATCAATGTTTTTCCCACATTTGATTTTTATGTAGAACAGTTTCGAATTTTTGTGAATCAGATAGAGCAGGAGGGAAGCCTTGTCTATTGTGAATTAGACAATGAAGTAAAAGCGGTTTGTGAGCTTGCTCGTCCAGATATTAAGAAGTTTCCATATGCAGTTCCAAAGCATAAAATAGAAAACGGAATTACCATTTTAACTGTCCAACAACCAACAACCAACAACTATGAACTAAACATTTTTGGGGACCATAACTTAATGAACCTAAACGGTGCACGTTTAGTTTGTAACCAGTTGAATATATCAGACGAACAATTTTACGAAGCCATACAAAGTTTCAAAGGAGCTGCAAAACGTTTGGAATTGGTGAAAAGGAATGCTGTAACGGCCATGTACAAAGATTTTGCACATTCCCCTTCTAAATTGAAAGCAACTACACAAGCGGTAAAAAAACAATTTCCAAATCGTAAATTAATAGCGTGTATGGAATTGCATACGTTCAGCAGTTTAACAGAAGAGTTTTTAAAGGAATACAACGGTTCCATGGAGTTAGCAGACGAAGCGGTTGTGTATTTCAATCAACATACAATTGAACATAAAAAACTAAAACCTATATCTGAAGCACAAGTAAAAGACGCATTTGGAGGAAACAATATTCGGGTTATTACCAATACACAAGTGTTGCAAGAAGAACTCTTGAAAATGAATTTTGAGAACAAAAATTTATTAATGATGAGTTCCGGTAATTTTGATGGGATTGATTTTAAAGTATTAGGAGAAAAGGTGGTGAAGTAA
- a CDS encoding DUF4199 domain-containing protein: MKIGISVKLGIIAGLINCIAWYAFAKSLGFYSVEVYIYRNYVTLGVLITGIFLTIFLTKKGNQGFLEFSEGLKAGVLYSLMLAVVIGIFNYLYFKFITPDTIDFFLSEAKKSEFAKTLTGDELNKFLVEERSTFNSFKLVPPILFFGLISSLLASAIFRRKNPAISDSEN, encoded by the coding sequence ATGAAAATTGGAATCAGCGTTAAATTAGGAATTATAGCCGGGCTTATCAATTGTATTGCATGGTATGCATTTGCAAAATCTCTTGGATTTTATTCTGTTGAAGTGTATATCTACAGAAATTATGTAACCTTAGGCGTATTAATTACAGGTATATTTTTAACAATTTTTCTTACAAAGAAAGGCAATCAAGGCTTTTTAGAATTCAGCGAAGGGCTTAAGGCAGGAGTTCTCTACAGTTTAATGCTAGCAGTGGTTATTGGAATCTTCAACTACCTTTATTTTAAATTTATTACTCCTGATACCATCGACTTTTTTTTAAGTGAAGCTAAAAAATCTGAATTCGCAAAGACTCTTACCGGAGATGAATTGAATAAATTTTTAGTTGAGGAAAGAAGCACATTCAACTCTTTTAAACTCGTTCCTCCGATACTGTTTTTTGGATTAATATCATCTCTATTAGCCAGCGCTATTTTCAGAAGAAAAAATCCGGCAATTTCTGACAGCGAGAATTAA
- the rho gene encoding transcription termination factor Rho, with protein sequence MYDIIELNNKLVGELRDIAKSLNIPKFEALKKQELIYKILDQQAITPGTTPESKPSHTKSEERVLRPRKIKPENTDTTPKVKLDEPATIFNDEDFNSHKNDSTATSNDTPPIVTETVNENSSEAVTNQNQNQNEQQSAQEQTNHDSTNGNTDNRDNQNRSKYNNARQSDVYNFDGIVSSEGVLEIMPDGYGFLRSSDYNYLNSPDDIYVSQSQIKLFGLKTGDTVRGTIRPPKEGEKYFPLIKVEKINGREPAFVRDRVPFDYLTPLFPYEKFNLTGHPQQNLSSRIVDLVTPIGKGQRALIVAQPKTGKTVLLKDIANAIAANHPETYLIILLIDERPEEVTDMARSVKAEVIASTFDEPADRHVKIANIVLEKAKRMVECGHDVCILLDSITRLARAYNTVQPASGKVLSGGVDANALHKPKRFFGAARKIEGGGSLTIIATALTETGSKMDEVIFEEFKGTGNSEIQLDRKIANKRIYPAIDIVASSTRRDDLLVDKETQQRVWILRKHLSDMNPVEAMEFMKDRIKNTQTNEEFLISMNG encoded by the coding sequence ATGTACGACATTATTGAATTAAACAACAAACTTGTTGGAGAATTAAGAGACATTGCAAAAAGCTTAAATATCCCAAAATTTGAAGCTTTAAAAAAACAAGAGTTGATTTATAAAATATTAGATCAGCAGGCCATCACACCCGGCACAACACCTGAATCTAAACCTTCACATACTAAATCCGAAGAACGTGTACTTCGCCCTAGAAAAATAAAACCTGAAAATACTGACACTACTCCAAAAGTAAAACTAGACGAGCCGGCAACCATTTTTAATGACGAAGATTTTAATTCTCACAAAAATGATAGCACTGCAACTTCAAACGATACGCCTCCAATTGTTACAGAAACTGTTAACGAAAATTCATCTGAAGCGGTCACCAATCAAAACCAAAATCAAAACGAGCAACAATCTGCTCAAGAACAAACAAATCACGACAGCACCAACGGGAATACGGATAACAGAGACAATCAAAACCGATCCAAATACAACAATGCTCGTCAATCTGATGTTTATAATTTTGATGGAATTGTTTCGAGTGAAGGCGTTTTGGAAATCATGCCCGATGGTTATGGTTTCTTGCGTTCATCGGATTACAACTATTTAAATTCACCGGATGATATTTACGTTTCTCAATCGCAAATCAAATTATTCGGTTTAAAAACCGGTGATACAGTAAGAGGAACCATTCGTCCTCCAAAAGAAGGAGAAAAATATTTTCCATTAATCAAAGTAGAAAAAATCAACGGCCGCGAACCTGCATTTGTGCGTGATCGAGTTCCTTTTGATTACTTGACTCCATTATTCCCATACGAGAAATTTAACTTGACTGGGCATCCGCAACAAAATCTATCATCTCGTATTGTGGATTTAGTAACGCCTATCGGTAAAGGGCAACGTGCTTTGATTGTTGCACAACCGAAAACCGGTAAAACCGTTTTATTAAAAGACATTGCCAATGCCATTGCAGCAAATCATCCGGAAACGTATTTAATCATTTTATTGATTGATGAACGTCCGGAAGAGGTTACCGATATGGCACGAAGTGTAAAAGCAGAAGTAATTGCTTCAACATTTGATGAACCAGCTGATCGCCACGTAAAGATTGCAAACATTGTTTTGGAAAAAGCAAAACGTATGGTAGAATGTGGTCATGACGTTTGTATTCTATTAGATTCGATTACACGTTTAGCACGTGCTTACAATACAGTACAGCCAGCATCCGGAAAAGTATTATCCGGTGGTGTGGATGCAAATGCATTGCATAAACCTAAACGTTTCTTCGGAGCTGCTCGTAAAATTGAAGGTGGTGGTTCATTAACCATCATTGCGACAGCATTAACGGAAACAGGTTCTAAAATGGATGAAGTTATCTTTGAAGAATTTAAAGGAACCGGTAACTCCGAAATTCAATTGGATCGTAAGATTGCAAACAAACGTATCTATCCGGCTATCGACATTGTGGCTTCCAGCACCCGTAGAGATGATTTATTGGTGGATAAAGAAACACAACAACGTGTTTGGATATTACGTAAACATTTGTCGGATATGAATCCGGTAGAGGCAATGGAATTTATGAAAGATAGAATCAAGAACACTCAAACAAACGAAGAGTTTTTGATTTCGATGAATGGATAA
- a CDS encoding metallophosphoesterase family protein, which yields MLRIALLSDTHNYLDPKIFKYFDSCDQIWHAGDIGTISVTDELSKIKPVVAVYGNIDGQDVRKVHPLNQIFMCERVKVFMTHIGGYPNRYSMEALNEIKEHQPQLFICGHSHILKVMYDDKHKLLHINPGAAGNHGFHAVKTMVRFTIDGEKIKDLEVVELGKRA from the coding sequence ATGCTTCGAATAGCGCTATTATCAGATACACATAATTACCTGGATCCAAAAATCTTTAAGTACTTCGACTCCTGCGATCAGATTTGGCATGCGGGTGATATTGGAACAATTTCGGTAACCGATGAGCTCTCCAAAATAAAACCCGTGGTAGCTGTATACGGAAACATTGACGGACAAGATGTGCGAAAAGTGCATCCGTTGAATCAGATTTTTATGTGTGAACGAGTTAAAGTTTTTATGACACATATTGGTGGATATCCTAACCGATACTCAATGGAAGCATTAAACGAAATCAAAGAACATCAGCCTCAATTATTCATTTGCGGTCATTCACATATTTTAAAAGTAATGTATGACGACAAACATAAATTGCTTCACATTAATCCAGGAGCGGCCGGAAACCATGGATTCCATGCCGTAAAAACGATGGTACGATTCACCATTGATGGCGAAAAAATTAAAGATTTAGAGGTTGTTGAGCTCGGAAAAAGGGCATAA
- a CDS encoding gliding motility-associated C-terminal domain-containing protein, giving the protein MNYIKSISTAALLAISSVSLAQIVDASPETQTICSGGSANLTAVVTPGGPGSLPTTSYAVSSIGYAPGPYTGGTFVTLTDDSQSGILPIGFTFCFFGNSYTNFYIGSNGWIAFAPTSTTFTSAPIPSVAATVPKNCIMGPWQDWHPGIAGGPYINYQTLGTAPNRRLVVSWNNCPMFSCTTTLGRFQIIIYESTNIIENHIATKPACLAWAGGTAVQGIHNAHGTIAYTVPGRNSTAWTATNEAWRYTPNGVATYTINWYVLPSNTLVGTGSPITVTPPAGQPSTSYYAQITGTSGCGATLASTDTVVVLQTIVPTITAGNNGPICAGTALNLTATPAIPGATYAWTGPGGFTSTLQNPTIGGATPANSGVYTVTPTLAGCLGIASSTTVTVNPTPATPVAAGTTPVCSGTALNLSTTSTGPSWSWTGPGGFTSTLQNPTIASATVGATGTYSVTATSAAGCTSLPGTVNIVVNPTPVAPTVANVTICNGLTATLTASGSGAIYMWYNAPVAGTLLGTGATFTTPPLTTTTSYYVQSNTLGCIGPMSTVTVTVAPSLVVNAGLNDSICAGGNYTLGVTPSGAGYTYSWDAPGTPGFSASATPNVTPATTTTYTVTVSDALGCTGTDVVTITVGTPLTITASGSPANCFGACDGTGTVSAAGSFGGYVYNWSTGATTTSVSSLCANTYTVIVTDLFGCTVQDTIQVIEPTLLTLTGSTITSNCNQPDGSATVVAAGGVGGYTYLWSDGQTTATASNLIPGLYCVTVTDANGCFDSICLTVPNTPGVSATIASTVVTCNGLCDGTATVTASLGVTPYSYLWNSGQTTPGITGLCPGSYTCTITDASGCTITASTTITQPPVILINPIAPVTICIGQSTTLTATATGGHPLGGYTFNWMAPAFTGASNTVSPIVTTTYTVIATDTAGCISQSPQTVTVTVNPALSVVPSANVSICPGASTTLSAVAAGGDGSYTYNWMPGSGAASTFSVSPAATTTYTITVTDGCTTLPATGTITVTVLPVPVVAFSANITSGCEPLCVTFTDASTVAGGTTAAWSWDFDNGSVSTLQAPAPICYNSGLYDITLTVTSSGGCTATSTINNMINVSPQPVAAFIFGPQPTNTANPVISFTDLSSDAVNWSWDFGDAGNLYYPNSSNATNPTHTYADSGMYCVTLIVQSAGGCADSITNCLFIEPEYTFYIPSGFTPNGDGLNPVFAPKGQNIDEFTMRIFDRWGNMIFNSTSVNEGWDGRVQNKTEIAQQDVYVYNIEVKDNLGKKHKYIGTVTIVK; this is encoded by the coding sequence ATGAACTATATAAAATCCATATCGACTGCAGCACTCCTAGCAATTTCGAGTGTTTCTCTCGCTCAGATAGTAGATGCTTCACCGGAAACACAAACCATTTGTTCGGGTGGTAGCGCGAATCTAACTGCGGTGGTAACACCTGGTGGTCCAGGTAGCTTACCTACAACAAGTTATGCTGTAAGTAGCATCGGTTATGCTCCGGGGCCTTATACTGGTGGCACTTTTGTAACACTAACGGATGACTCACAAAGTGGAATATTGCCAATAGGATTTACCTTTTGCTTCTTCGGGAATAGTTATACCAATTTTTATATCGGGTCAAATGGCTGGATTGCCTTTGCTCCTACATCCACAACATTTACATCCGCTCCGATCCCTTCTGTTGCAGCGACTGTTCCAAAAAATTGTATCATGGGACCTTGGCAAGATTGGCATCCAGGAATTGCTGGTGGACCATACATCAACTACCAAACATTGGGAACAGCACCAAACAGAAGATTGGTTGTGTCATGGAATAACTGCCCAATGTTTTCTTGCACCACAACCTTAGGCCGATTCCAAATCATTATTTATGAATCAACAAATATTATTGAAAATCACATTGCAACAAAACCGGCTTGTTTAGCTTGGGCAGGTGGGACTGCTGTGCAAGGAATACACAACGCTCATGGAACCATTGCGTATACCGTTCCTGGAAGAAACAGTACCGCATGGACTGCAACAAACGAAGCATGGCGCTATACTCCAAATGGAGTGGCAACGTACACGATTAACTGGTATGTATTGCCTTCCAATACATTAGTAGGAACTGGCTCACCAATAACGGTTACACCTCCTGCCGGACAGCCGAGCACATCTTATTATGCTCAAATTACAGGAACTTCCGGCTGTGGTGCTACTTTGGCTAGCACAGACACGGTTGTTGTTCTTCAAACAATTGTACCGACCATTACAGCGGGGAATAACGGTCCTATTTGTGCAGGAACAGCCTTAAATTTAACAGCAACTCCGGCTATTCCGGGTGCTACTTATGCATGGACGGGACCGGGTGGTTTTACCTCAACATTACAAAATCCAACAATAGGAGGTGCTACACCAGCCAATTCGGGTGTTTATACTGTAACTCCTACATTAGCAGGTTGCCTTGGAATTGCTTCCTCCACAACTGTTACGGTTAATCCCACTCCTGCAACTCCGGTAGCAGCTGGAACAACTCCGGTTTGTTCTGGAACAGCTTTAAACTTATCAACCACTTCAACTGGCCCATCCTGGAGTTGGACTGGCCCAGGAGGATTCACATCCACCTTGCAAAACCCAACAATTGCTTCCGCTACAGTTGGCGCTACAGGAACATATTCTGTAACGGCTACTTCTGCCGCCGGATGCACTAGCTTGCCAGGAACAGTAAATATTGTGGTGAATCCTACACCCGTTGCGCCAACCGTTGCTAATGTTACAATTTGTAATGGCTTAACAGCAACATTAACTGCAAGCGGTTCCGGAGCGATATACATGTGGTACAATGCGCCTGTAGCAGGAACATTGCTCGGTACAGGTGCAACATTTACTACTCCTCCATTAACAACAACAACTTCTTATTATGTTCAAAGTAATACATTGGGATGTATAGGTCCAATGTCTACTGTTACAGTAACAGTTGCACCAAGTTTGGTTGTAAACGCAGGATTAAATGACAGTATTTGTGCAGGAGGGAATTATACATTGGGAGTAACACCTTCCGGAGCAGGATATACCTATTCATGGGATGCACCGGGAACACCTGGATTTTCTGCAAGTGCCACTCCAAACGTAACACCTGCAACAACCACCACTTATACAGTAACTGTATCAGATGCTTTAGGTTGTACAGGAACTGATGTCGTAACCATCACTGTAGGAACACCTCTAACAATTACAGCATCCGGATCACCAGCTAATTGTTTCGGAGCATGTGATGGAACCGGAACGGTTTCTGCTGCAGGTAGTTTTGGTGGATACGTTTATAATTGGTCAACAGGAGCCACAACAACTTCTGTTAGTAGTTTATGTGCAAATACCTATACGGTAATTGTAACCGACTTATTTGGCTGTACCGTTCAAGATACAATACAAGTAATTGAACCCACATTACTCACACTAACCGGTTCAACAATAACTTCAAACTGTAATCAGCCCGATGGTTCGGCAACTGTTGTGGCAGCAGGCGGAGTTGGTGGTTATACTTATTTATGGTCAGATGGTCAAACTACAGCTACAGCATCTAACTTAATCCCAGGATTATATTGCGTTACTGTGACAGATGCAAATGGCTGTTTTGATAGTATCTGCTTAACGGTTCCAAACACACCAGGTGTTTCAGCAACAATAGCGTCAACAGTTGTTACATGCAACGGATTATGTGATGGTACAGCTACTGTTACAGCAAGTTTAGGAGTAACACCTTATTCCTATTTATGGAATAGCGGACAAACAACTCCGGGAATCACAGGATTATGTCCGGGCTCATACACTTGCACCATCACTGATGCAAGCGGATGTACTATTACAGCAAGTACAACCATTACGCAACCACCCGTTATTTTAATAAACCCAATAGCTCCGGTAACCATTTGTATCGGACAAAGCACTACACTAACAGCAACAGCAACCGGTGGACATCCTCTGGGAGGGTATACCTTTAACTGGATGGCACCTGCGTTTACGGGAGCGAGCAATACAGTATCTCCAATTGTTACAACAACCTATACCGTAATTGCTACAGATACAGCAGGATGTATTTCACAAAGTCCGCAAACTGTTACGGTAACCGTTAACCCTGCATTATCAGTTGTGCCTTCAGCTAACGTTTCAATCTGTCCGGGTGCAAGCACCACACTATCTGCTGTTGCAGCAGGTGGAGATGGAAGTTATACCTATAACTGGATGCCAGGAAGTGGAGCAGCGAGCACGTTTTCTGTTTCTCCGGCTGCAACAACAACCTATACAATAACGGTAACGGATGGCTGTACAACTTTGCCAGCTACAGGAACAATAACTGTAACGGTTTTACCTGTTCCGGTAGTAGCTTTCAGTGCAAACATCACTTCTGGATGTGAACCATTGTGTGTAACTTTTACTGACGCATCAACGGTAGCCGGTGGTACAACAGCTGCTTGGAGTTGGGATTTTGATAATGGAAGTGTGTCTACACTTCAGGCTCCTGCTCCTATTTGCTATAATTCAGGACTTTATGACATCACTTTAACGGTAACATCCAGTGGAGGTTGTACCGCAACAAGCACAATTAACAATATGATTAATGTTTCACCACAACCGGTTGCTGCATTTATTTTCGGACCACAACCAACAAATACTGCAAATCCTGTAATCAGTTTTACAGATCTTTCTTCTGATGCTGTAAATTGGTCATGGGACTTTGGTGATGCTGGAAACTTATATTATCCAAATTCAAGTAATGCAACAAATCCAACACATACCTATGCCGATTCGGGAATGTATTGTGTAACATTAATTGTTCAAAGCGCAGGAGGTTGTGCCGATTCAATTACCAATTGTTTATTTATTGAGCCTGAATATACCTTCTATATCCCTAGTGGATTTACACCGAACGGTGATGGCTTGAATCCGGTGTTTGCTCCCAAAGGCCAAAACATAGACGAATTTACAATGCGAATCTTCGATCGTTGGGGCAATATGATTTTTAATTCTACTTCTGTGAATGAAGGTTGGGATGGCCGAGTTCAAAACAAAACCGAAATTGCCCAACAAGATGTGTATGTTTACAATATTGAAGTAAAAGACAATCTTGGTAAAAAACACAAATACATTGGTACTGTTACGATTGTGAAATAA